A stretch of the Vitis riparia cultivar Riparia Gloire de Montpellier isolate 1030 chromosome 13, EGFV_Vit.rip_1.0, whole genome shotgun sequence genome encodes the following:
- the LOC117928390 gene encoding putative disease resistance protein At3g14460, giving the protein MADALLSASLQVLFDRLASPELINFIRRKNLSHDLLNELKRKLVVVHKVLNDAEMKQFSDAQVKQWLVQVKDAVYHAEDLLDEIATEALRCEMEGADSQTGGTHQAWNWNKVPAWVKAPFATQSMESRMKEMITKLETFTQEKVGLGPKEGGGEKPSPRLLSSSLVGESSIVYGRDEIKEEMVNWLLSDNVRGSNIEVMSIVGMGGSGKTTLSQYLYNHATVKEHFELKRQLEKSVGNKKLLLVLDDVWDVKSLDWESWDRLRTPLLAAAEGSKIVVTTRSEIVAKLMGAVSTHRLGELSPEDSWALFTKFAFPNGDSSAYPQLEPIGRKIVDKCQGLPLALKALGTLLYSKAQQREWEDILNSKTWHSQSGHEILPSLRLSYLHLSPPVKRCFAYCSIFPKDYEFDKEKLILLWMAEGLLHAGQSDERMKEKLPNFTVGKESGFRFGELWKLSEIRGRLEISKMENVVGVEDALQANMKDKKYLDELSLNWSRGISHDAIQDDILNRLTPHPNLKKLSIQHYPGLTFPDWLGDGSFSNLVSLQLSNCGNCSTLPPLGQLPCLEHIKISKMSGVVMVGSEFYGNSSSSLHPSFPSLQTLSFEDMFNWEKWLCCGEFPRLQELSIRLCPKLTGELPMHLSSLQELNLKDCSQLLVPTLNVLAARELQLKRQTCGFTASQTSKIEISNVSQLKQLPLVPHYLYIRKCDSVESLLEEEILQTNICHHPVLENLTISGDACDSLSLSFSILDFFPRLTNLHVFDLEGLEELCISISEGDPTSLRQLKINGCPNLVYIQLPTLDSIIVVAQKGFAFQPTGSCNMWLQPTQVEWDLQKLTSLTRFTINGGCEGVELFPKECLLPSSLTHLSIANLPNLKSLDNKELQQLTSLRELWIENCPELQFSTGSVLQRLISLKKLGIYRCGKLQSLIEAGLHHLTTLETLILFNCPNLQYLTKERLPDSLSYLRGFSGTAWERGVGFSGTGVGSDGKIFPPASLKRYRICQNHWLSPNFFAFFLATVSSTAFVGEMLCNSVRFNWLACPAATKLEMGSGEQKGEGFPARGFQQGRRARGFQRGCEVLLAGPTTVGGKKKKEVESDDSKRTV; this is encoded by the exons ATGGCGGACGCACTCCTCTCCGCTTCACTTCAAGTTCTATTCGACAGGTTGGCTTCTCCGGAACTCATAAATTTCATTCGGCGAAAGAATCTCAGCCATGACCTCCTCAACGAGTTGAAGAGGAAATTGGTGGTTGTCCACAAAGTGCTCAATGACGCGGAGATGAAGCAATTTTCAGACGCACAAGTCAAACAGTGGCTGGTCCAAGTTAAGGATGCTGTGTATCATGCGGAGGACCTGTTGGACGAGATCGCTACCGAAGCTTTGCGGTGCGAGATGGAAGGTGCTGACTCCCAAACCGGCGGAACTCATCAGGCGTGGAACTGGAACAAGGTCCCTGCTTGGGTTAAGGCTCCATTTGCTACTCAAAGCATGGAGTCCAGGATGAAGGAGATGATTACTAAACTTGAGACTTTTACTCAAGAAAAAGTTGGGCTTGGGCCGAAAGAAGGTGGGGGCGAGAAACCGTCACCAAGATTACTATCCTCTTCTTTGGTGGGTGAGTCGTCCATTGTGTACGGAAGGGATGAAATTAAGGAGGAGATGGTGAACTGGTTGCTTTCTGATAACGTAAGAGGCAGCAACATCGAGGTGATGTCCATAGTGGGCATGGGCGGCAGCGGCAAGACCACACTCTCTCAGTATCTCTATAACCATGCCACAGTGAAGGAACACTTCGAGTTGAAA CGTCAACTGGAAAAGAGCGTAGGTAACAAGAAACTTCTGCTCGTTCTCGACGACGTCTGGGACGTAAAGTCTCTTGATTGGGAAAGTTGGGATAGACTACGAACTCCACTCCTCGCTGCAGCAGAGGGAAGCAAGATTGTTGTGACGACTCGTAGTGAAATTGTTGCAAAACTCATGGGTGCAGTCAGTACTCATCGTTTGGGAGAATTAAGCCCTGAAGATAGTTGGGCCctatttacaaaatttgcatTTCCAAATGGAGATTCCAGCGCTTACCCTCAGCTTGAACCCATAGGCAGAAAGATTGTGGACAAGTGCCAAGGATTGCCTTTGGCTCTAAAAGCACTCGGGACGCTCTTGTACTCTAAGGCCCAACAAAGAGAATGGGAAGATATTTTGAATAGCAAAACATGGCATTCCCAGAGTGGTCATGAAATTCTTCCGTCTCTTAGATTGAGTTATCTGCATCTTTCTCCTCCTGTGAAGCGTTGTTTTGCTTACTGTTCAATTTTTCCCAAGGATTATGAATTTGACAAAGAGAAGCTGATTCTATTATGGATGGCAGAAGGGCTTTTACACGCAGGACAAAGTGATGAAAGAATGAAAGAG AAATTGCCTAATTTTACTGTGGGCAAAGAAAGTGGATTCAGATTTGGAGAATTGTGGAAGCTTTCAGAGATTCGAGGAAgacttgaaatttcaaaaatggaGAATGTGGTGGGTGTTGAGGATGCATTGCAGGCGAATATGAAGGATAAGAAATACCTTGATGAGTTATCCTTGAATTGGAGTCGGGGGATTAGTCATGATGCTATACAAGATGATATTCTCAATAGGCTAACACCtcatccaaatttaaaaaaactgtCCATTCAACACTATCCTGGTCTAACATTTCCAGATTGGCTTGGAGATGGATCATTTTCAAATCTTGTGTCCCTTCAGCTTTCGAATTGTGGGAATTGCTCAACATTGCCGCCACTGGGGCAGCTACCTTGTCTTGAACATATAAAGATCTCCAAAATGAGTGGAGTAGTGATGGTGGGTAGTGAGTTTTATGGGAATTCTTCTTCCTCGCTTCATCCCTCCTTCCCATCCCTGCAAACTCTATCATTTGAAGATATgttcaattgggagaaatggttATGTTGTGGAGAATTCCCTCGTCTCCAGGAGCTTTCTATAAGGCTATGTCCAAAACTCACTGGGGAATTACCAATGCACCTTTCTTCATTGCAGGAACTTAACCTTAAAGATTGTTCGCAACTGCTTGTGCCTACACTCAACGTTCTTGCCGCCCGTGAATTGCAGTTGAAAAGGCAAACTTGTGGGTTCACAGCTAGTCaaacttcaaaaattgaaatttcaaacgTCTCTCAGTTGAAGCAACTTCCACTGGTACCCCACTATCTCTACATTAGAAAATGTGATTCTGTGGAGTCTCTACTAGAGGAGGAAATCCTGCAAACCAACAT ATGCCATCACCCGGTTCTCGAAAATCTAACAATCAGTGGTGATGCCTGTGATTCTCTCTCGTTGTCCTTCTCAATATTGGACTTCTTCCCCAGGTTGACTAATCTCCATGTATTTGATCTTGAGGGGCTTGAGGAGCTCTGCATCTCGATTTCAGAGGGGGATCCCACATCTCTTCGTCAATTGAAAATCAATGGGTGCCCTAATCTTGTATACATCCAACTGCCCACTCTCGACTCGAT AATTGTTGTTGCACAGAAAGGGTTTGCCTTCCAACCTACGGGATCTTGCAATATGTGGCTACAACCAACACAGGTGGAGTGGGATTTGCAAAAACTGACCTCTCTTACTCGTTTCACAATCAATGGTGGATGTGAAGGCGTGGAATTATTTCCCAAGGAGTGTCTGCTGCCCTCTTCTCTAACTCATCTTTCAATCGCGAATCTTCCAAATCTCAAGTCTCTTGACAACAAGGAGCTTCAACAACTCACCTCTCTTCGAGAATTATGGATCGAGAATTGCCCTGAGCTCCAATTCTCGACAGGATCTGTTCTTCAACGACTTATCTCTCTCAAGAAATTAGGAATCTACAGGTGCGGAAAGCTCCAATCCTTAATAGAAGCGGGTCTTCACCACCTCACCACTCTTGAAACCTTAATTCTCTTCAATTGCCCTAATCTCCAATACTTGACAAAAGAGAGACTACCAGACTCCCTCTCTTATCT GAGGGGCTTCAGCGGCACGGCGTGGGAGAGGGGGGTTGGCTTTTCCGGCACGGGGGTGGGTTCCGACGGGAAAATCTTCCCTCCCGCCTCTCTGAAACGCTACCGTATCTGCCAGAATCATTGGCTGAGCCCCAACTTCTTCGCATTCTTCCTTGCGACTGTGAGCTCCACGGCTTTCGTGGGAGAGATGCTCTGCAACTCAGTTAGGTTCAACTGGCTGGCGTGTCCGGCGGCTACGAAGCTCGAAATGGGTTCCGGCGAGCAAAAAGGAGAAGGTTTTCCAGCGCGAGGGTTCCAACAGGGGAGGAGAGCACGGGGGTTCCAGCGGGGTTGCGAGGTCTTGCTAGCGGGGCCGACGACagtgggaggaaaaaaaaaaaaagaagttgaatCGGACGATTCAAAGAGAACCGTCTAG